ggccctggtgtaatgtgaatggcctcatccaacttcactggccctggtgaaatgtggatggtattggccagcaccacaggccctggtttaatgtggatggcatcaactagtagcacaggcccttgtgtaatgtggatcacatcagccagcaacacaggctctggtgaaatgtagatgacctCAGACAGTAGCTCAAGCCCTGCTGTCGTGAAGTTGGCCTCAGAGGGAGCACTagccttggtgtaatgtggatggcctaaaCCAGCAataaaggccctggtgtggtgacgatagcctcacagggagcacatgcCGTGGCACAGGCATGTGCTCCATGTTCTTATGTTTCAGGTACATTGGCCAGACGTGGCCGTCAAAAAGGCCAGGTGGGTCTGGTACCAGGTAGTTTCTtgggccctggtgtaatgtggatggcctcatccagcaccacaagccctggtgtggtgatgatggcctcacaggaagcactggtagtggtgtaatgtggatggcatcagccagtatcacaggcccctgtgttttgtggatgtcatcaggtagaaacacaagccctggtgaaatgtggatggtattcaaggttcaaggttctttatttgtcacatgcatagttatacaagtataacacacagtgagatgtagcctgacacgctcctcgacatgtgcaaaaattgggggggggggggggggggggggggtagaggaagaacacatatacacacatatacacagtatatacactgggtgaatgtgcagtagtagcagcaagcaggtgaattctgtacattaatatgaatagacatctgactattttacaggatagacaatataaacatatttaaaattaaaggaattgaaatgtacattgtgccttggtttagagtgtctggaagagagtcctgtctcagtcaattatagatgatgtgagagggcgggtgtgtgtgtttagggcacggatggcttggggatagaagctcctcttgagtctctctgtccttgcccggaagatgcggaaccttctaccagattgcagaagttggaacagtttgttgcctggatgggacgggtccttcagtctctgcgctgctctagtccggcatctcctggtgtaggtgtcctgaagcggggggagagcaatcctgcagcagcgttctgctgtacggatcactctctggagagctttttggtccttcacacagctgttcccaaaccacgatgtcatgttctgtgtgaggatgctctccacagcgcctgtatagaaaatcctgaggatctttggagagaccctgaacttcctcagttgtcgtaggtgatacaggcgctgcctagcctttttggtctggaccaaaaaggcagcccatgtcaggtctgaggatgtcaaggctcggctgtgtggcaggcaggaggaggacccaaaatgcaaaactcacacacacggggatgaactcaaaaagcagctttattgctgaccaAAGATAATAGgagatacaaaactaaactgggaaaaactaacataaagCTCACCAGGAAACACGggggaatcacacacagcatgagggacgacgtcacgctgaacagagggagacgcagacagaaatacacagagggttaacgaggaaagtgggaacacacggggaacacaggtgacactgataatcataacgagacagggcggggtgaactgaacatgacatgtacgggcgtgagagtcacaaggtaaacaggaagtgcacagaggttcagacaggaggagagagagcacggggaaaacacagacataacgggctggggaaacatgaaacaaccacaaagggagacgagggctcataaatacatagagggcacacagggggaagagagagcacggggagaacttagacataatgggcaggggaagcatggaataaaacataaggagagacgagggctcacagatacacagaggggcacacagggggtaaaagccatgaagggaaaacacttagggaacaacacaacagggcaactcagaaaacatggcctaagcaaggaacaaaatacaaacatacaaggaaactaagaacactgggccaacatggcccaggaccatgacagtacccccccctcaagggctggctccagacagcccaaacacagaaaaacaaaaccaaacagaaaacaacccagggcgggcggcgggggcccaggacggagggatcggaacagaaaacaaaagaagagcacagcaaacaccggagcccaagaaaataacccaaacacagagcagttcagggggccgaccatgcggaaggcaacggcggagacGTGGAAACAATTCAGCagatggcggctggacaggctcctcgggccctccagctgatgcggcgtgaggctgaacgggcccctcggaccctccagcggagacaggaggctgaacgggcccctcggaccctccagcggagacaggtggctgaacgggcccctcgggccctccagcggagacaggtggctgaacgggcccctcggaccctccagcggagacgaggaggtgctggccgggctcactggaacccccagcggacgaggtagatggcggcgtgggagccgcggagtcctggatgagctcatccgagcttccagcaggagctgatgtaGAGCCAGAGAGGTTTGGGACCCCTGGCTGAATGTTAAGCCGAACAGAAGACCGTATTGCTATCGGGGACTGGGCCAATGGTTCAGGTGCGAGCTGAGCTACTGGAGATGCGGATGAGAgtgggagctgagctactgATGGTGGTGAAGTAGATAACTGCacgggagactgaactgagggcgtctgcactggcacaggggactgaactgatgtctgttGTAACGGaggtggtgagagtggagtaggCAGTGGAGTTGATGACTTCACAGGAGAATGAACCAGAGGTGAGtgcacaggagactgagctagAGGTGGTAGTGATAGTTGAGGGGAAAGTGGAGCTGGTGATTGAGTGGATGACTGTGCTAAGGGatgctgcactggggacactggagactgcactggggacactggagactgcactggggacactggagactgcagtgATGGTTGTAGTGGAGGTGTAACGGGTGGAGGAGTGGCTGAAGTGGCTGTGGGTCGGGCGGCTAGTGGCTCAGCTACAGAGTATAGTAACGGCAGGGCTATGGGTTGAATGTCTGACTGAGTAGCAGCCTGAATggctgggtgtagtgatggttgGGGTGGAAGGGAAACAGGTGGTAGTGTGGATGACGGAACTAAGGGCGACTGAGTGGCAGAccgaactgatgactgaagcgatggtagaggtgaaaatggagcgtgtggtggagttaatggctgagctagcggggacacaggagactgaactgagggggacactggaaactgaactgagggggacacGGGAAAccgaactgagggtggctgcgagggagctaactgagctgtgaagggctgcgagggagctgactgagctgggaagggctgcgagggagctgactgagctgggaagggctgcgagggagctgaccGAGCTGGAAGTAGCTGCGAGGGAGCCGACTGAGCTTCTGGTAGCTGCACAGGCGATAAGCAGCTCGCATTGACTTCcgccacacaaaacacagcccctgaatgaacagtcataatgtctggaaaagacacagagttctcactcaccacagcaggtGAATTAGAAGGCCGaatgtccggctgtggggtggcgcgtcGGCGGCGTGAATGCCGTTTTCTTCGGGAAGCCGGAGGTGCGGTGATGGAGGAAACCGGCAACGACGGAGAGATCACGGCCGGCTCCTCATCCTCCGACCACATTGCTGCGAGAAAAGCAGCGGGTGAGTGACAGTCAGAGTGGAGGGTGGATGGAGAGGAGTCCAGTGGCAGCAGCGTGGAAACGTTTCCCGATTGTGGCGGTCGCTGTTGCGGTATGACGAGCTCGCGAACTTGTACTGTCTCCTTGGCTTTCTGCAGATTGGACAGTAGGCCCGAAAATCCGGAGAGCTCGTGAAGATGGGGATTCCCTTTGAGAATAGCCTCGATGGCGTTTATCCCAATGGACATGGCTTTAATGTCCGAGGCGTGGGAAACTCGCTCCCACAGGCTGAAGATGTGGGCCAAATCGCTTTCCCGGGAGGagcctgctgggtccatgtctggtgacgtcgtactgtcatgaatcgctgtgcggcaggcgggagttggacccaaaatgaaggactcacagactcgagggaatgaactcaaaacacagctttatttgccggtagaacaaacatacaaactaaactgggaagccACAAACTAAGAACTCACAGCGAGACACGggggaatcacacacagcatgagggacgacgtcacgctgaacagagggagacgcagacagaaatacacagagggttaacgaggaaagtgggaacacacggggaacacaggtgacactgataatcataacgagacagggcggggtgaactgaacatgacatgtacgggcgtgagagtcacaaagtaaacaggaagtgcacagaggttcagacaggaggagagagagcacggggaaaacacagacataacgggctggggaaacatgaaacaaccacaaagggagacgagggctcataaatacatagagggcacacagggggaagagagagcacggggagaacttagacataatgggcaggggaagcatggaataaaacataaggagagacgagggctcacagatacacagaggggcacacagggggtaaaagccatgaagggaaaacacttagggaacaacacaacagggcaactcagaaaacatggcctaagcaaggaacaaaatacaaacatacaaggaaactaagaacactgggccaacatggcccaggaccatgacacagaggccaactttgacattaaaaggtgtaaaaacaagtacaagatatttacaataagcagacctcagtgcaagaaagagtctttccaacactgaaaaatgaaagaggccaactttgacattaaaaggtgtaaaaacaagtacaagatatctacaataagcagacctcagtgcaagaaagagtctttccaacactgaaaaagcacagaggccaaccttgacattaaaaggtgtaaaaacaagtacaagatatttacaataagcaaacctcagtgcaagaaagagtctttccaacactgataagcacagaggccaactttgacattaaaaggtgtaaaaacaagtacaagatatttacaataagcagacctcagtgcaagaaagagtctttccaacactgatgagcacagaggccaactttgacattaaaaggtgtaaaaacaagtacaagatatttacaataagcagacctcagtgcaagaaagagtctttccaacactgaaaaagcacagaggccaactttgacattaaaaggtgttcaaacaagtacaagatatttacaataagcagacctcagtgcaagaaagagtctttccaacactgataagcacagaggccaactttggcattaaaaggtgtaaaaacaagtacaagatattcacaataagcagacctcagtgcaagaaagagtctttccaacactgataagcacagaggccaactttgacattaaaaggtgttcaaacaagtacaagatatttacaataagcagacctcagtgcaagaaagagtctttccaacactgataagcacagaggccaactttggcatgaaaaggtgtaaaaacaagtacaagatattcacaataagcagacctcagtgcaagaaagagtctttccaacactgaaaaagc
This window of the Maylandia zebra isolate NMK-2024a linkage group LG16, Mzebra_GT3a, whole genome shotgun sequence genome carries:
- the LOC143413105 gene encoding uncharacterized protein LOC143413105 — translated: MDPAGSSRESDLAHIFSLWERVSHASDIKAMSIGINAIEAILKGNPHLHELSGFSGLLSNLQKAKETVQVRELVIPQQRPPQSGNVSTLLPLDSSPSTLHSDCHSPAAFLAAMWSEDEEPAVISPSLPVSSITAPPASRRKRHSRRRRATPQPDIRPSNSPAVVSENSVSFPDIMTVHSGAVFCVAEVNASCLSPVQLPEAQSAPSQLLPARSAPSQPFPAQSAPSQPFPAQSAPSQPFTAQLAPSQPPSVRFPVSPSVQFPVSPSVQSPVSPLAQPLTPPHAPFSPLPSLQSSVRSATQSPLVPSSTLPPVSLPPQPSLHPAIQAATQSDIQPIALPLLYSVAEPLAARPTATSATPPPVTPPLQPSLQSPVSPVQSPVSPVQSPVSPVQHPLAQSSTQSPAPLSPQLSLPPLAQSPVHSPLVHSPVKSSTPLPTPLSPPPLQQTSVQSPVPVQTPSVQSPVQLSTSPPSVAQLPLSSASPVAQLAPEPLAQSPIAIRSSVRLNIQPGVPNLSGSTSAPAGSSDELIQDSAAPTPPSTSSAGGSSEPGQHLLVSAGGSEGPVQPPVSAGGPEGPVQPPVSAGGKRKGVYYWLRIFTLHIIPQGTVPPVRPSSRHNGLCFWLRRSTLHHGL